The Canis lupus baileyi chromosome 5, mCanLup2.hap1, whole genome shotgun sequence region CTCCCCATTCAAAAATGAggctaaggcacagagaggttagttCACACAGCCGGGAGGGGGTAAAGCCAGGAATGAAAATGCTGGCAACTCAagctccagagtccatgctcttaGCCACCATGCAATAATGCCTCTCAAAAAGAGCACAGGAGGAAGCAGGATTAATTATAGTGACTACTTGATTTTTACTTTAAGAACTGTAAAGTAtaaaagaataagtgaaaaaaagtttcaaaatgcCAAGATACAGCCCAGATGCTAGCCACATTTGCCTTAGGAATCCAAGAGTTACATGTTTGTTGaaactaaaagtataaaattgaGTGCATTATAGTCAGGTGTTACTGGCCCCAAGCTGGGTGATCTATGGGTGTGTTAATCTTATCTACCCGTCTAGAccctttcctttgctgtgctatAGGGCCAAGAGCACCAGACTCACAGGCTTAGGAGAAGCACAAGAGCACATATAAAGAGCCTAAGACTTGCTCAAAGAATGGAAGCTTTATGTTAAATTTCCTGGTGACTAATAATACTCAAAAAATTTTACAAGTATCTATCCATATCCATTTTATGCTATGTAAAATTCTACTCTAATATTTAAATGGATCAACCATGACTGACAAACTTcttaaaaggcaaataacattTAAGGGAATAGTATAAAAACCTCTGGTTAATTTCAAAAGAAGTAGGCAGGAATATACTGGTGTTTTTGGCCCTTTTGTAGCCTTACTGGAAAAGACagtaaaatattcagaaacaaaGCTAACctacaataaatagaaaatcaaatgCCAAACTAAATTTATTTGGCTAAAGAAAAGTGAACTGTAAGAAAAATAAGTGCAGTCTAGATTTTGCACATAGAGGGAAAAGACCCTGAGATTACCAATTGTGTATCGCGATCCTTATATAGATACTGAAAACAACGGTATTAGTAAAACTCAGACTGGATTAATTTACAGTTTAAACTTGATCTAAATATTACCCTTGAATTTTGGCTATACTTATACTGAAGGGACAAATTCTGACAAGAAACTAAAGAAGCTAAATGTTGACAAAATAGTTAAAAGCTTCTAACAGTTTCATGTAGAGGGTTTCTAGTTTACTAAGTCCaactttttaataaagtaagGGTAACAGGTCATTAAAATCTCAAAGATCCATTAAATTTCTAGtaataaagacaaaatgaaacaaatttactgaaaatagccattttccctttgccctcctgttttacattttttttaaccacaaaaaGTAGACAAGATTAACTGGATAGTACAACTGACTTTTtaagaagaatattaaaattatatctttaaacCTGTTGAAGAATTATAATTCAAAGTAAGCTTGGCCATTGGAGCATTATAAATCTGTGATGTTCTCACCACTGAAACCATGTGActaatttctcattaaaaaaacactaagaaatggcactaaaaaaaaaaatgtatttttccttgaCACCTTCTGCAGATTTTGGTTAACACACTGAGACtccaaacatgtaaaaaaaatttaccGTATATTATAAAAGAGCAAAATCATGTGGtagctataaaaatataatgcataAAGAAACACAGCTTCTCCCAAAAAAGAGGTTAAGAATTTAGAAGATATTGGAAGTGCTGCATTTGAGGTCCATTCAATTTTACCCACTTATTTTAGGGTCATTAAAGCAACAGGGCAATGAGCTTAGGTATAATTTAATTAGGAATACTGAAAGCCAGATTTACTTGCTGCGTTTACCTTCATGCTGGACACCATGATTACAAATCCCACaatcacagaaatgaaaacacattttttcctgATTGATGTTTTACTatgcaggaaaacaaaacaaaaaccaaacaaggaATATATTCCATTTCAGTCTTCATGGTTCAAGTAAAAAAAGTTCTCATAACTCAGGTACACACTTTGTCCAACCCAAGTTTTAgctttatcatattttaaaaattcatgtataaaaaataagtatcagttcaaaatatagattattttaagagactgcagaaaatataaaaataattaagtttggTGGAAATGTTAAAACTGCCTGAAATTCAGAAGATGTATCATATGAAACATTATTGTTAGGTACAACTGCACTCAGGGctatcttgttttattatttatgtttagaCCAGAAGTACTCAACATGGATCTCTTAATTTACGTTACTAAGAGGGGCCCTTAAAGTGCTCCATTTCCTCTGCCTGGCACTCCCCAAAACTCTCCTGGTCCCACTGCCCCCATCCTTCAAAGCAGCATAATGGGCAGCCATTCTAGAATTTTAGAGCTTTTTTTGGAAATTATTCCTTTAAGggattaaaaatctttaagaattacTGGTTCAGATATACATGCCTCAGAACAGTCTAGattgtttcaaaatatgaaatcaaactgtatttaaacttttatatttaatttagaccttaaatttatcattaaaatccAGTATTTTGATGAAAGTAGGAAAATAGAATAATTCAGTATCACCTGTTTGTCTCAAATACAAGTACAGTGAGTAATAATGGGAATGACAACATAACAGAAATAGCACTTGTATATATTTGCCCAAATTGAATTAACTCTCTAAATTCAAGGTGTATGGCAGGTTGAATATTTGATCTTAGTGACTTACACTACTAGTTTGCTTAAACACTGAAGGAGGCATTTTTCTCTAGTCTTTTTATGTATGCATATGCTCATCTATAAATAGTTTTCCCTTCATGTTTAGTATCTAATCACTAAATATGTATATCTCAAATTAGTCTATGTGACCCTGTGTTCTTCTCTTCAGAAGCATCACTAATACATTTGGCCAATAGTTTGAAACATGAACTGTAATTAACATAGCATATAATCTTGACAATCTGAAAAGAGTCCCAAATACTTTTTTGAaatgttaacattaaaaaaaaacaaaactacaattgTCAGCTCTATTTCCTGAAAATTCAGTTGAGGTAACCTCTGCAAGTCACAGCTCCACACTTGCACACAGTTCTGACCCTCTTTTTGGCTGGGCTGTGGTCAACAGAATCTGAAGATATATCTCCAGAACCTGAtcacatagaaaaagaaatacagaagagtTAAGACAATTCAGAAGGAAGTTCAAATTTTCTATCAGTTTTAAGTAAATGTGAATATTCAGAGACAAATCATTATGAATTATCTTTTGAAAGGATGGTGTGAGCTAGTAAGAGATAAACACATATGCTATTAGCCCATATTAATAAGACTAGCTTGGAAATGATGGAACTTACTGGGAAAAATCCAATACATAATCACTCAATTTCACACTCTATTAAAGGCCATAAAGCTAGGCTAAATAGTAACAAGCTGTACTTAACActtagaaaaaacagaaaaaaaacagtcacaatgaagcaaataaaagtaccattaaaaaaaaaaaaagccaaatccgAGTAGGATTGAACTAAGTTAACATATGATTTAAATCAGATTTTCAGCCTTTTGAATATACATCTCTTGGTAAATATTCAGGAATGTATgccttacaatttaaaaatacaagtaataCTGAGAAAAGATGTATAATAAGCTTTCATAATGGGAATTAAGAAAAAAGCAGGTGGCAATGTGGTATAGAGAAAAGAACATTACTCAGCTCAAGGTCATACAGACCTGGATTCTAGTTTTACCTGTGTCAGATTAGCTTATGACCTTGAGTAAAATGACAAATTtagcctcatttttttctcctttttaatatcTGCTTGGTTCAGATCTTTtggttcaggttttttttttgattagattctttgtACCGAAACAACTGAACACCAATCAAACTACTTGAAAACCATACCTTTCATTTGATAATCAAAAGTGAGCTCTTCTCCAGCATTTATAGTTCTTGTGGAAAATAATGCTATTCGGGGAAGACGGGTATCAAGGTTGTCAATGAAAACATTGAACACCTGAAGATTTGGGTCACACTAAAAAGGAACATTAGAACCCATTTAAGTAAAAAAGACATGAACCTTCTCTTCTACATGccatataaaatacttaatttcccagacttgtattttttaaagttctattagGAATTACATTGTTTATTGTTTAGAGGTCTTTGAGgcatgcaaattaaaaaatactgttttcacttacagaaaatcttaaacacactagcaaaaatgataaatccACATATATTCACCTGCAGCTACAACAATTACTAACATTTTTACCAATCCTGTTTCATTTAGTCTCAACCTTTTAACTTTTCTGTCATGATAACATTATCATTTAGCCTGTATGTAGTTCAGTAAggcataaagaaatagaaatagaataagtCAGCACTATACAACTCAGATTCCATACTGTATGGGGTTTCATTGCTTTAACTTCTGTTTGGAATTCTACATGAAGTTCTGGACAATGCAGGAAGAAACATCTAGTGAATCATACTAAGAAATCAAAATAAGTGTTTACTTGTCCTTGAATAGACTATTTCCAGAGTATCTCAAACTtcccattaagaaaaaaaattaaagcaaaataagtaaataaaaaaactaacaatGAAGGAATCAGAAGGTCTGACATTTCACTACTAAACATAAACTAGTTTCTTGGTATAAAAATCCATCAAAAGTTTAGCATGGTCTACCTTCCTTATATGGCAGCTACATAACTTACATTTATCTGCTGGCACTTAGTAGGTACCCAGTAACTATTCAcctcttatttttagaaatagtttATAGAAGTTAAAATTCTACAGTTAAGGTTCTAGCTGTAGTCTAAGATCTTTTCAAACATGAATTGAAAATACTAACTTGTAATTTAGAAAAATGGCCCTAAAAACTTATTCTAcaaattctgaaattttattttttattttttttatttatttatgatagtcacacagagagagagagagagagaggcagagacacaggcagagagagaagcaggctccatgcaccaggagcccgacgtgggattcgatcccgagtctccaggatcgcgccctgggccaaaggcaggcgccaaaccgctgtgccacccagggatccccaaattctgaaattttataaacagcttaacatgtttacattttaagaaaatacagctATCTTTAGTTGCAATCCTAAAATTCAGCTGTTAACTTCTGTAAGAAACTTCTACAGTTGCATGTGATTCTTCACCTTTCCACCTCTTAATTCCTCCACTCCCTTCTTCCTCTATATGAAGAGAAAACCTTACAAAGTTTTGAAAAGATtagatgaaatacataaaatctcttgCAAAATGCCTGGTATTTGGTAGTCACATCAATGAATTTTCCAAATACAGCAATAATACCACAACCTAACTGAAGAGTTCTTTGTATTAAAATGctttggagggacgcctgggtgctcagcggttgagcatcttgccttccgctcagggcatgatcccagagttccaggatcgaatcccacatcaggctccctgcatggagcctgcttttccctctgtctgtgtcactgcaccgccccccccccccccatctctcatgaataaacaaaatcttaaaaaaaatgctttggaaataTTAAAAGGGTAAGTAACTTAAATACTCCTCAACTATGGACAAATCGTTAAAAACAGTACTAAGTTGATTAGTCCTGTCTATTCTTTAAGTATCACTTACACTGTGATTAACAAAATGAGAGACATTTCCATATCGGGCTGCATCCACTGTGAATTCATCAGATTCATAATCCAGATCAAAGAGATATGTGATTCCCTTGTTGTCATATAATTGTCCCCGTCTTTCAGCTTCTTCGCTTGTGATTAcctaaaaagaagaaactatagtATATTATATAGCTATTGTTGAATTGAACACTCACCCATAAatctattattaatttattaatgccTTAACAACAAAGGTTTAGAAAGTAAGAAATTGAGgtgtctttaaaacaaatattcagggatgcctgggtggttcagatggttgggcatccacctttggctcaagtcatgatctctagatcctgggatagagccccatgttggggtcccagctcagttgggagtctgcttctccctctgtctctcttcctgcttgtgcgcgctctctctctctcttgctttcaaatgaataaaaaaaatgttaaaaaaaataaaacatatttacacAAGAGCTACAAGAGCTCTCTACAAGAGCTGAATGGAAAGATGTGGCAAACTAAGGGCAGAAATGACTGCAAAAGAATCAAGGCTGTTTAGACAGGCATTGGGACAACCCACAATTAACAAATTAAGACAGTATtactttcattcttatttattcagATGTTCAAAAAGCTACCCAAGTATAGCTTTCTGTaggatataatggaatataaagGGATAAATTTACAAGTAAAGATAGTCTTAAAAACCTTATTTTTCCTGTAATTAATCTGTGCAGTTATAAATGGAAATTTGTTACAAATACAGAATTTGCAGCCAACTGTATGGGAAGTTTAGTTTCGTAAAGTAGGCTCTTTTCATGTAATTCTGTAGCTCAAAACTCTCGTGTACAGTTCTGTTCTAAGAACATAGCTTTACCAGATGCCTGAGTTAAACCAAAAACATCTAAAGTGATTGTCGGTGTCAACCAGATTTACAAATCTGATTATACAAGATCTAGTATCCCTAATAGAGATTTACAATAATCTGCCCTTGTCTCAATACTGAAGGCTTGAAATACTTCCAATCTCAGAATTCTAGATGAATACAGATAATTATATGTGACCTAATTCCACATAACTTTAAAATGTCATATGTGACAAACTGAGATACACAGTCACACTTTTATTTTCCAGTCAGCGTAATCCTTCACTCAGTTTGAGGAAGTGTAGCATAGGGGAAAAGTGCACTCATTTTGGAGCCTTggttttgaatcctggctcctctTCACTTCAACGTGACCTTGCTCAAGTTAAATTCTCtatgcctgtttcctcatctatagtaATGGAGATAATACTACTACCCCAGAGTTATTGAGACGATTAATGAGTTAAAACAAAAGGTACTTAGAATAGTATGTGGTACATGCTAAATActactttttcatatattcaaattatatgtataaaaataaattagctcAGTCTTTGGTAATTTAGAGAATAGTCTCTGAGCTACAAAGAATTTGGATTTTCTTGTGGATGCAATAAATGCTCTTaggtatattttacatttgtacGGAAAACATTTGTCTACAGTATCTCTCATGTTGATACAATACTGAATTTGGCCAACTACACTTAACCATATTTAGTCAAATGGATGGATTATAATCTAAACGTTTCTAAAGTTAGCATGTGTGtagatctgatttttttcttaggaCTTTTGTGTAAAATAGTTGCCATATTTTACAATTTCAATGACtatgtgtgggttttttggttttgttttttttttggaatgggtGCTTTTGAAAGAGGACTGTTTGTCATTATATCTATTTTTGTTCATATACAAGTCTGTATTTCTAATTATGCCAGTGAACCCTTCTCTCAAACCCGAGATTTTTACACACTTGCAAATAGTAATATAAAATTGTACCAATATTTGTtactaaggtaaaaaaaaaaaagcataaacctCCCACACCCATTATTTAAGTTGAACATACCTCTCCAACATATTCCATGACAAAACTCAttcttttaatcttcacaagGGTTTTTACACCCCAGCCACAGCCATTACTAGTTCGAAAGATGCAAAGTGAATACTGGGTGCCTTTTTGTACAATCCTATTGGGACAATCGGGTCCACATTGACACCTCGAGTTGCATTCATAAATGGGGGTACCAGGTGGGATTTTAATTTGCTGGTTTTTATTATAAGCCAAAAGAACTCCAGCTTCAGCAGGACAACATTTCTCAAAGAAGCAATCTGTACATGAACAACCAAAGGTAGCTTCATTGACTAAGCTGATTCCAGGAGCTGGTTTGTATTCATTAATATAGTAGAAGTCTGAAGGTGGGCCCTCTAAGTCAacagtattttcaacaaaaatcattcctttatgattctttcttctgttgagTTCATCTTGCCATCTCTGCAGAGCTATCCTCTGTTTAGCCTTCTTTACAATGTATTCAGCAATGGCAGGTTTCAGAGCTTTGTTATTGTCTTTTAGAGATATTGCTTTGCCTTTCTTTACCTGAGATAAATAATTATGCTTGTCATTAGAGAACTGCTGAAGTAGTAATGGGCACTTGAGATTTTGCAAAGGTTCCCAAGTATTTGTAGAATCTGGCCATCCTTTCCATTTTACAAGATAATATTCCATatccttaaaatataaaagaaaattgcaaTCAGATTATGACAGTcctaattacttaaaataatatcttGAAGGGTAAGGTAGCCATTATCATTCTCCTTAATAAAGTTCAGAATACACTGAGTCAGAGGTTTTCTTTATACTACATAAAATATGTACAGAATTTAGTTTAGTATGTTTGAACACAGGTAAAGAATTGCACCTCGGAGATAAGAGTACTGAAATTCAATGGTATTTATCTTGATCATGGAAACAGGTAGTCTCAAAACTAACAATTTATGACCTACGTTAGTACTTGACATGACCAGCACAGATGTAGGCATCCTCTAAGTagggaattttaatattttacattggATATAAGGCAAGTTCTACTTCTCTATATCATGGGGCACACAGCCCTTAGATGTTCTAGAAACACAATGTTCAATACAAACATTCCTAGCTGCCATGTAGCTACTGAGCACCTTAAATCTGGCTAGTCGAAATTGAGATGTGCTTTAAGTACAATATACATTGAGttcaaacaataaacaaaaaaataacatattcaacatttgaaaagtactgattactgaaatattttgcttttattgggtgaaatatcttttttttttttaatttaaaatcatctctatgagcaatgtggggctcaaactcacaatcccaagattaagagtcacatactctaccgactgagccagccaggtgcccctgattaaaaatattactgaaagcAATCTCACTGGTTTCATTTCACTTGTTTAATGTgattactagaaaatttaaaattacatatatgtagCTTATATTGTTTCTATTGGACATAACTATTCCAGAGAATTCTTACTTTAGACTCACGCATGAATGGATTAGGTAGCAGCTACCAAAGAGCAAACATTTTGATTTATCCCTCTGACTGCTGTTGTGGCCACCATGGTAACTAGAATTTTGCCTTCCTACCCCAGTGAGTCACTGAGGTTCTCCTCCCTTAAAATCAGGGAATTCCATGTTAAGtaagtttctctttaaaaatgtagtcaagtgtgtaataaaataaaaaaattctaaagcccttcaattttttctttgtcGTCTGGAATAACATATATCcacattctaaaatataaaagtgaTTAAACTGTATTCTAcagtttttagttattttaaatcaGATATAGATTAAAACCTTAACTGGGATACATTTGCTTTTccctaaaatttttaacaaagtttttattataaagtaagGATGAGCATCACACTTGTTCTACTATTCATAATTTATTAATGCCAAATAACCTGGAAGACTTGAGAAATGTTGCTGAGGCACAAATTAGGGGGAGGTACCCTGAGGCAGCTTTGCTGAAGTCACTTAGCcagtaagttttattttctctccaccGATGAATCTCAATGTTTCAGTATAGTCTACTCAATAAGCAATACTGCTTGTGAATTAAAAGAACTATTCTTTATCAAAAACAGTCAAAATATGCATTACCTATTAAAAAATATGGTTAAATTAAGGTGTGAAGATATGCACAAAAATTGTACTTTTGTGGAAATACATATTGTGATttcagtggaaaaaaaggaaaagcttagTCACATATTTAAGTGTTAAACTGGCTGACTAAAGTAACACAGATTTCTTCCTCCTGTCCGGTTACTACAATTTAGGATTTACATTAGTAGATATCTGGCTCAACAATAATGTGATCCAAGTGGCAGTATCTAACATATCTATTCTACTTCTTAGCTaaggaagtttttaatttttctgacttGGGAATAAAGCAATTCAACTCTAGTCCTCTTTTTTGTCTACAACAGTTTTTCCTATCATAACCCTGGATTATGCCAAAAGTTGTCAGCaaataatgaaagaaacaatAACACTGGCTTCAAATCAAATGATTAAGCTAAATTATCATTCAGCAGAACTAGTAACACCAGGCCTCTGAAGTCAGCTTCCAAAGTAGTATGTATTGTTTAATTATGAGCCAGCTGCATTATTAGTGACTAAATTTTGTATGTTAATCCCATTGGTATCTACTTAATTTATGGCTAGTAAAGATGTTTATAAAACATGAGTGCCTTTGGCAAGATAGTATAGAAATACTAGTAATATCTCTACTTGATAGACTTATTTTAgtaaatgtattttacttttaaatccaAAACTATTCCCATtttgaaaagttgataattttaCACAGAAAAATTAGTTTGGCTTAACAGACTTAGTTAATTCATTAtgttaaaaatctcaaataaaagcCCAAAAGTTCCTAAGCCTCATAGATGTCAGTATCTTCTGATATGCAATCAACTCTTGATTACCCATAGAAATGGAGTATGATTGTAAAAATAATCCATCAATCACTCCTGTATAATTTAGAATGCatcataagatttttttcttaaagacatttTCCCCCACTATGCATGGCTTAGGTtaaaattcattcaaatattttagtatttaaaataagtacATGTAAGTTCAGCCACTAGGGGGTGTGAAGAGATATAAGGTAGGGCTAACCTttaggagttaaaaaaaatctcactgggAAAAGAGGCAATAATATGTACAGTAAGCAGCAATGCAAAGCGGTACAATTTTAAATGGCAAAACAAGACAATAAATACCTAGAATATAAAGAGGGAAATTAATATAGTCAGAAAGGAGTACAGAGAAAGCAGAACAAACTAAACTGTGAAAAGCCGATAGGGTTTGTTGGGTAGGGAACAAACAGGGCAGGCAGGATGAAAAACACCAGCAAAAGCTTGGAGCTAAGATTTGTATGAAGTATCCAGAAAACAGTGAAGAGATGGATCTGGCTAGCTTTAAAGTTCAGAATATTGAAGCAAGAAATTCAACTGTAATGGCAAGGCAAGAGCAAATTTCAGCTTTGAACACTCAACAGAGGCATTTGAACTTTTTTGTAGGCCAATGGTTCTTACAATTCTCAGAAACCATGGTGTTTCTGCAGGAAGCTTcattacatacacatacatttaatTCCACCTTGTTCATTAGGAACAATTTACCAGTCTTCTAATTGCCAAGCCAACGACTCTTCTTCAGTCCTCCTGCTACTTCACTTAGGCTTTGATACCACCTTTTTCTCTTCACTATTgttccttttctgccttctttggTGAGACTACTTATACTATATCGCTGCCCATCACTTAATGCAGATACTCGGGGCTCTGTTCTTGCCCCTTTTCACAACAAATGTTTATCCCTTTTGAGAATCTAAAGAAAACTATGGACCTTCCCCTAACAAAAGTCACATATGTCGTGTTTTGGATAATGGAGACTGTTTGGATTCCAGAAGTTAATTCTTGCTCTCTGGGCAATCTTATCACTCTAGTGGTGTTAACATATGCTAATGACTTCCAAAACTTCATCCCTATATAACTTCAATGCCCCACCCCATATATCCAATAGCTTACTGGATGTCCAATAGGTTCTTAAATCCACCTATCTCCATGGAACTTCCTAGATGGATTTTTGTTTCCCATGGTAATCTTACCATCTACCCAGTCACAGAGTCACAAACTAGGAGCTCAATCTAGATTCTTCTCAACCCATCAGGTTTCTTCAGATACTTGTTCCTGTCCATCTCTATTACCATAGCCCTAGTTACTTCAGGCCTTCAATTCTTCCTGGGATTATTACATTAACCTCCTAACTGGTTTCCCTGCCTCTAGTCTGACAATACCCCACTTTATCTTTACTaaagttttcttataaaaataagaaatccaCAATACCAATCATTCTATTACTTTCttgcttaaaaattttaatggctCCCCCATAACCTAAAGAATGAAGTTCAAACTTCCTATTATAAAAAGAtcattcttgggacgcctgggtggctcagtggttgagcgtctgcctttggctcagggcctaatcccGGATTCTCAGGATGGACTCGTctcacatcggactccttgcatggagcctgcttctcctccctctgcctgtgtctggcctctctttctgtgtctctcatgaataaatacataaaagctttaaaaaataataaaaagatcattCTTGATTGGGTCCCTGATGCCTCTCTGGCACAGTCTTCCATTATGGCCCCATTCATACACCACCCTCTAGCAATACTGAACTGTGGCTGCTAGTACTTGAACATGCCAGGCCTTTTCACTCCTTTCTGCTTTGTTCACAAAGTTCTAATTACAATGACCTCTTCCATTTCCATAATGAACTTATTTTGGTCTCATcttttatttgtgaaaaaaaagCTACTCATCTTTATAagtcagctcaaatgtcacctacCCTGTGAAGTCTTTCTTGCTTCTCTTATCCAAGGAGAGCTGATCACTGCCAACCCCTGTGTTCCCACTTCCAAACTTAACCAGAGACCGAGGGGGATGAAATCTTATTCTTCATAGCCCCCAAACCAAGCACAATGGGCTACTTTATCTTTGGCTTTGACTACATGTTTCTGAAtgccaaaacaaaaaataggacTATCAACATGCatgcaatataaaaaaaaaaaaaaaaaatcacaaataatagTAACTTTAtggatctttaaaagaaacacaagCTGTTAAATTTAATCTGGATAgtaattcatgtttttttcaatatttgttcTGTCATCTGCTGTCTACAGCCACTAAGTGGTAGCAAGCacaaaaacttaaagaaatatatatagttaatttttcctccaagttttaaaaacatatttagtaCTGGTGGTAAAACAGCCTGCATTTAATTATGAAAACACTAGTGTCTGTGGAAGGTCACTGGATTTTCAGGCCAGTAACTGACCAAGTAGCAATTCTCAGACCTGGGCTAGTGGTCCAAGATAGACACAACTGAGCAACATGACCCTGGAAAAGCCCTTTCTTGGAGTTCTGTTTCCTTCATctctaaaatacagattttagtCAAGTGATTTCCATGTTACCCCAGTTCTTAACAAATCATTCTAAGTGCAATCAGTCTTTTAGGAATAGTAATCTACTGTTTGATGTGGATGATTCTATCAGATGTGCCATGCACTGCAGTGGCAGTTCTAGAGACACAGAACTACCTGGAAACTTTATGAAGCCAAACTGtggtaagatttctttcttaatatttgcTTACTAAGGGAGAAGCCTTACCATGTGCATGGGGGGTTCTGGTTCTTTTCAGTTTTGTCACAAGTTTTCCTGTATGAAAGTTCAACATGACAAGAACGTGGTGCAGAAGAATCCTACAGCACTGACACTATTACAGTTTGTTCAAATGGACCCGAACGTGAACTCAGGACAGTAAGAGTCTTGTTGTTCTTCCAGTGAGCATTTGTTCCACTTCCCACGCTGGCTGTTTCAGAACTCTCCCACTTTGTTCAAGGGCACTATCCCGCTACCTC contains the following coding sequences:
- the SUV39H2 gene encoding histone-lysine N-methyltransferase SUV39H2 isoform X5; translated protein: MEYYLVKWKGWPDSTNTWEPLQNLKCPLLLQQFSNDKHNYLSQVKKGKAISLKDNNKALKPAIAEYIVKKAKQRIALQRWQDELNRRKNHKGMIFVENTVDLEGPPSDFYYINEYKPAPGISLVNEATFGCSCTDCFFEKCCPAEAGVLLAYNKNQQIKIPPGTPIYECNSRCQCGPDCPNRIVQKGTQYSLCIFRTSNGCGWGVKTLVKIKRMSFVMEYVGEVITSEEAERRGQLYDNKGITYLFDLDYESDEFTVDAARYGNVSHFVNHSALPFNRGTVLPVACSKLVKEIGLLILQAEERKAKHFERMMTGLSDSPFQAHLCPMQLSPDQSSLENSLACGNPEPRVIFLPESRLKAKAR
- the SUV39H2 gene encoding histone-lysine N-methyltransferase SUV39H2 isoform X3 — its product is MAAAGAEARRAWCVPCLVSLDTLQELCRKEKLTCKSIGITKRNLNNYEVEYLCDYKVVKDMEYYLVKWKGWPDSTNTWEPLQNLKCPLLLQQFSNDKHNYLSQVKKGKAISLKDNNKALKPAIAEYIVKKAKQRIALQRWQDELNRRKNHKGMIFVENTVDLEGPPSDFYYINEYKPAPGISLVNEATFGCSCTDCFFEKCCPAEAGVLLAYNKNQQIKIPPGTPIYECNSRCQCGPDCPNRIVQKGTQYSLCIFRTSNGCGWGVKTLVKIKRMSFVMEYVGEVITSEEAERRGQLYDNKGITYLFDLDYESDEFTVDAARYGNVSHFVNHSCDPNLQVFNVFIDNLDTRLPRIALFSTRTINAGEELTFDYQMKGSGDISSDSVDHSPAKKRVRTVCKCGAVTCRGYLN
- the SUV39H2 gene encoding histone-lysine N-methyltransferase SUV39H2 isoform X6, with translation MAAAGAEARRAWCVPCLVSLDTLQELCRKEKLTCKSIGITKRNLNNYEVEYLCDYKVVKDMEYYLVKWKGWPDSTNTWEPLQNLKCPLLLQQFSNDKHNYLSQVKKGKAISLKDNNKALKPAIAEYIVKKAKQRIALQRWQDELNRRKNHKGMIFVENTVDLEGPPSDFYYINEYKPAPGISLVNEATFGCSCTDCFFEKCCPAEAGVLLAYNKNQQIKIPPGTPIYECNSRCQCGPDCPNRIVQKGTQYSLCIFRTSNGCGWGVKTLVKIKRMSFVMEYVGEVITSEEAERRGQLYDNKGITYLFDLDYESDEFTVDAARYGNVSHFVNHSVLEIYLQILLTTAQPKRGSELCASVEL
- the SUV39H2 gene encoding histone-lysine N-methyltransferase SUV39H2 isoform X1, which codes for MAAAGAEARRAWCVPCLVSLDTLQELCRKEKLTCKSIGITKRNLNNYEVEYLCDYKVVKDMEYYLVKWKGWPDSTNTWEPLQNLKCPLLLQQFSNDKHNYLSQVKKGKAISLKDNNKALKPAIAEYIVKKAKQRIALQRWQDELNRRKNHKGMIFVENTVDLEGPPSDFYYINEYKPAPGISLVNEATFGCSCTDCFFEKCCPAEAGVLLAYNKNQQIKIPPGTPIYECNSRCQCGPDCPNRIVQKGTQYSLCIFRTSNGCGWGVKTLVKIKRMSFVMEYVGEVITSEEAERRGQLYDNKGITYLFDLDYESDEFTVDAARYGNVSHFVNHSALPFNRGTVLPVACSKLVKEIGLLILQAEERKAKHFERMMTGLSDSPFQAHLCPMQLSPDQSSLENSLACGNPEPRVIFLPESRLKAKAR
- the SUV39H2 gene encoding histone-lysine N-methyltransferase SUV39H2 isoform X7 translates to MEYYLVKWKGWPDSTNTWEPLQNLKCPLLLQQFSNDKHNYLSQVKKGKAISLKDNNKALKPAIAEYIVKKAKQRIALQRWQDELNRRKNHKGMIFVENTVDLEGPPSDFYYINEYKPAPGISLVNEATFGCSCTDCFFEKCCPAEAGVLLAYNKNQQIKIPPGTPIYECNSRCQCGPDCPNRIVQKGTQYSLCIFRTSNGCGWGVKTLVKIKRMSFVMEYVGEVITSEEAERRGQLYDNKGITYLFDLDYESDEFTVDAARYGNVSHFVNHSCDPNLQVFNVFIDNLDTRLPRIALFSTRTINAGEELTFDYQMKGSGDISSDSVDHSPAKKRVRTVCKCGAVTCRGYLN